From one Gemella morbillorum genomic stretch:
- a CDS encoding ABC transporter permease yields MYLALKEILYNKLRYLLVVAITFLITYMVFFMTSLALGLMKDNRSAIDSWQARSVVLSEYANKNLTASFIPKNQYENNLDENTIPLGYTPAVVNLENNDKKINVSVFAQEWDTKIIPKLEEGRYPTSNNEIVADKSINNYGIQLGSKIFINGSKDEYTIVGITKNNKFLTSTIIYTNLETYWTIKGTINGSKVISAIVKVNDGEVAGDGLLQLNTDEVIKSIPGYSAQKSVFAGMIGALVLITSLVIGIFIYIITIQKLGLYGIMRAQGIKVKDIVSALFWQILILSSVGVGTALLAVLGTKYIIPKTLFFEVNWLAYSILSISIILVSLIGGLISLPKILKISPIKAIAE; encoded by the coding sequence ATGTATTTAGCATTAAAAGAAATATTATACAATAAGTTGCGTTATTTATTAGTTGTGGCAATCACCTTTCTTATAACGTACATGGTTTTTTTCATGACAAGTCTAGCGTTAGGGCTAATGAAAGATAATAGGTCAGCAATTGACAGTTGGCAAGCACGTTCTGTAGTACTATCGGAATATGCTAACAAAAATTTAACGGCATCGTTCATTCCTAAAAATCAATATGAAAATAATTTGGATGAAAATACTATTCCTTTGGGATATACTCCGGCTGTAGTGAACTTAGAAAATAATGATAAAAAAATTAATGTTTCTGTCTTTGCACAAGAATGGGATACTAAAATTATTCCGAAATTAGAAGAGGGAAGGTATCCTACTAGCAATAATGAAATAGTTGCAGATAAATCTATTAATAATTATGGAATACAGTTAGGAAGTAAAATATTTATTAATGGTAGTAAAGATGAATATACAATCGTTGGAATAACAAAAAATAATAAATTTTTAACATCTACTATAATATATACAAACTTGGAAACATATTGGACTATAAAAGGAACTATAAATGGTAGTAAGGTGATATCAGCGATAGTAAAAGTTAATGATGGGGAAGTAGCTGGAGATGGCTTGTTACAACTAAATACAGATGAAGTAATTAAGAGTATACCAGGGTACTCGGCGCAAAAGAGTGTTTTTGCAGGAATGATAGGAGCATTAGTGTTAATCACAAGTTTAGTTATTGGTATCTTTATTTACATTATCACTATCCAAAAATTAGGGCTTTACGGGATTATGAGAGCCCAAGGTATAAAAGTTAAAGATATTGTGTCAGCGTTATTTTGGCAGATTCTTATTTTATCAAGTGTTGGCGTAGGAACTGCTCTACTTGCTGTATTAGGAACAAAATATATTATTCCTAAAACACTATTTTTTGAAGTGAATTGGCTAGCTTATTCGATACTTAGTATTTCTATTATTTTAGTATCATTAATTGGTGGATTAATCTCACTACCAAAAATTTTAAAAATATCGCCAATTAAAG
- a CDS encoding D-alanine--D-alanine ligase: MIKQNIGIIYGGKSAEHSVSLLTAKSIINAINKEKYNVFPIFISLNGEWARGEQITSEIKDHKELIFSNFDNDISGLLFEDNHKFDIVFPVLHGPNGEDGTIQGLLEIMDIAYVGNNVLSSAAGMDKVIMKQLFAAYDLPQLPYTHFIEYNWKKNKNKIIKEINDNLKYPVFVKPANLGSSVGISRCNDEKQLIKGIEEALKFDKKIVIEQGAVGAKEIEVAVLGYNEVRTTDPGEIVNISTTEFYDYETKYTDGQSRMDIPAPIDTALYSEFREMAETAFRAISGSGLVRADFFYTKEGKIFINEVNTMPGFTPFSMFPSLWANMNVTYPEIIEELFDLALERYEDRKNLLTEE; this comes from the coding sequence ATGATAAAACAAAATATTGGAATTATATATGGTGGGAAAAGTGCTGAGCATTCTGTATCACTATTAACAGCAAAATCAATTATTAATGCAATCAACAAAGAAAAATATAACGTATTCCCTATCTTTATATCTTTAAATGGAGAATGGGCTCGCGGAGAACAAATAACATCTGAAATAAAAGATCACAAAGAACTTATCTTCTCTAACTTTGATAATGATATAAGTGGATTACTATTTGAAGATAATCATAAATTTGATATTGTGTTCCCTGTTTTACATGGACCAAACGGAGAAGATGGAACAATTCAAGGTTTACTAGAAATAATGGATATTGCTTATGTTGGCAATAATGTACTATCTAGTGCAGCTGGTATGGATAAAGTAATTATGAAGCAATTATTTGCAGCATATGATTTACCACAATTACCATACACTCACTTTATCGAGTATAACTGGAAAAAGAACAAAAATAAAATTATTAAAGAAATTAATGACAATCTAAAATATCCCGTTTTTGTTAAACCTGCAAACTTAGGATCATCTGTAGGTATCAGTCGTTGTAATGATGAAAAACAATTAATAAAAGGTATTGAAGAAGCTCTTAAATTCGACAAGAAAATTGTTATTGAACAAGGTGCTGTTGGAGCAAAAGAGATTGAAGTAGCTGTTCTTGGATACAATGAAGTAAGGACTACTGATCCTGGAGAAATCGTAAACATTTCTACAACTGAGTTCTATGATTATGAAACTAAATATACTGATGGCCAATCTCGTATGGATATTCCTGCTCCTATTGATACAGCTTTATACTCAGAATTTAGAGAAATGGCAGAAACTGCATTCCGTGCAATTAGTGGTTCTGGTTTAGTACGTGCCGACTTCTTCTATACTAAAGAAGGAAAAATCTTTATTAACGAAGTAAACACAATGCCTGGTTTCACTCCATTTTCTATGTTCCCATCACTTTGGGCAAATATGAATGTTACCTACCCTGAAATAATCGAAGAGTTATTCGATTTAGCATTAGAGCGTTACGAAGACCGCAAAAACTTATTAACAGAAGAATAG